In Equus quagga isolate Etosha38 chromosome 14, UCLA_HA_Equagga_1.0, whole genome shotgun sequence, one DNA window encodes the following:
- the RANBP3 gene encoding ran-binding protein 3 isoform X6 yields MADLANEDSDREDGNYCPPVKRERTSSLTQFPPSQSEEKSSGFRLKPPTLIHGQAPSAGLPSQKPKEQQRSVLRPAVLQAPQPKALSQTVPSSGTNGVSIPADCTGPATSTSPDNPARRSPSDEARAPEEKEPQRNESSNTSEEENCEKKEQVAQQAFVFGQNLRDRVKLIDESAEAADLENAGHPSSETPTATNYFLQYISSRADPSGPVALGCLCDPPGSAAAVTAPLLCSLENSTNSADTASNKFVFGQNMSERVLSPPKLNELGSDANRENSAAESGSESSSQEATPEKADAVSESLAESAAAYTKATARKCLLEKVEVITGEEAESNVLQIQCKLFVFDKTSQSWVERGRGLLRLNDMASADDGTLQSRLVMRTQGSLRLILNTKLWAQMQMDKASEKSVRITATDAEDQGVKVFLISASSKDTGQLYAALHHRILALRSRVEQEQEAKTPAPEPGAAPSNEDDSDDDDVLAPSGASGSGAGDEGDGQTAGST; encoded by the exons ATTCTGACCGCGAAGATGGAAATTACTGCCCTCCCGTCAAGCGAGAAAGAACGTCCTCATTAACCCAGTTCCCACCTTCACAGTCAG AGGAGAAGAGCAGTGGGTTCCGGTTGAAGCCGCCAACGCTGATCCACGGCCAGGCACCCAGTGCAG GTCTGCCGAGCCAGAAGCCCAAGGAGCAGCAGCGCAGCGTGCTTCGCCCGGCGGTATTACAAGCCCCCCAGCCAAAGGCCCTCTCTCAGACCG TCCCGAGCAGCGGCACCAACGGGGTCAGCATCCCAGCAGACTGCACAGGGCCCGCGACGTCGACGTCGCCCGACAACCCAGCCCGGAGGAGTCCCTCTGACGAGGCGCGAGCACCTGAG GAGAAAGAGCCCCAGAGAAATGAGTCTAGCAATACTTCTGAGGAggaaaactgtgagaaaaaagagcaagttgCACAGCAAGCGTTCGTGTTCGGGCAGAACCTGAGGGACAGAGTGAAG TTAATAGATGAGAGCGCTGAGGCAGCTGACCTGGAGAATGCCGGGCACCCCAGTTCAGAAACGCCGACCGCCACCAACTATTTCCTTCAGTATATCAGCTCCAG AGCAGACCCCAGTGGGCCAGTGGCGCTCGGCTGCCTCTGTGACCCGCCAGGTTCCGCGGCCGCGGTCACAGCGCCTCTTCTCTGCAGTTTAGAGAACTCGACCAACAGTGCCGACACCGCCAGCAACAAGTTTGTGTTCGGCCAGAACATGAGCGAGCGCGTGCTG agCCCGCCCAAGCTAAACGAGCTCGGTTCCGATGCCAACAGGGAAAATTCGGCTGCCGAGTCCGGGTCCGAGTCCTCGTCCCAGGAGGCCACCCCTGAGAAAG CTGATGCCGTTTCAGAGTCCCTGGCCGAGTCGGCGGCCGCCTACACCAAGGCCACGGCGCGCAAGTGTCTGCTGGAGAAGGTGGAGGTCATCAccggggaggaggcagagagcaacGTGTTACAG ATCCAGTGCAAGCTGTTTGTCTTTGACAAGACCTCGCAGTCGTGGGTGGAGAGAGGCCGGGGGCTGCTCAGACTCAACGACATGGCGTCGGCCGACGACGGCACGTTACAGTCCCGACTAG TGATGCGGACCCAGGGCAGCCTGAGGCTGATCCTCAACACCAAGCTATGGGCGCAGATGCAGATGGACAAGGCCAGCGAGAAGAGCGTGCGCATCACCGCCACGGACGCCGAGGACCAGGGCGTGAAGGTCTTCCTGATCTCG GCCAGCTCCAAGGACACGGGCCAGCTGTACGCAGCCCTGCACCACCGCATCCTGGCTCTGCGCAGCCGcgtggagcaggagcaggaggccaAGACGCCTGCCCCGGAGCCCGGGGCGGCGCCATCCAACGAGGACGACAGTGACGACGACGATGTCCTGGCTCCGTCAGGAGCCTCCGGAAGCG GCGCTGGTGACGAAGGGGACGGGCAGACGGCCGGGAGCACATAG
- the RANBP3 gene encoding ran-binding protein 3 isoform X3 produces the protein MFFEVASFMLEKPAIAPPVFVFQKEKGQKRSAGGSSPEGGEDSDREDGNYCPPVKRERTSSLTQFPPSQSEEKSSGFRLKPPTLIHGQAPSAGLPSQKPKEQQRSVLRPAVLQAPQPKALSQTVPSSGTNGVSIPADCTGPATSTSPDNPARRSPSDEARAPEEKEPQRNESSNTSEEENCEKKEQVAQQAFVFGQNLRDRVKLIDESAEAADLENAGHPSSETPTATNYFLQYISSRADPSGPVALGCLCDPPGSAAAVTAPLLCSLENSTNSADTASNKFVFGQNMSERVLSPPKLNELGSDANRENSAAESGSESSSQEATPEKESLAESAAAYTKATARKCLLEKVEVITGEEAESNVLQIQCKLFVFDKTSQSWVERGRGLLRLNDMASADDGTLQSRLVMRTQGSLRLILNTKLWAQMQMDKASEKSVRITATDAEDQGVKVFLISASSKDTGQLYAALHHRILALRSRVEQEQEAKTPAPEPGAAPSNEDDSDDDDVLAPSGASGSGAGDEGDGQTAGST, from the exons AGGTCAGCTGGCGGCTCCAGCCCCGAAGGTGGAGAAG ATTCTGACCGCGAAGATGGAAATTACTGCCCTCCCGTCAAGCGAGAAAGAACGTCCTCATTAACCCAGTTCCCACCTTCACAGTCAG AGGAGAAGAGCAGTGGGTTCCGGTTGAAGCCGCCAACGCTGATCCACGGCCAGGCACCCAGTGCAG GTCTGCCGAGCCAGAAGCCCAAGGAGCAGCAGCGCAGCGTGCTTCGCCCGGCGGTATTACAAGCCCCCCAGCCAAAGGCCCTCTCTCAGACCG TCCCGAGCAGCGGCACCAACGGGGTCAGCATCCCAGCAGACTGCACAGGGCCCGCGACGTCGACGTCGCCCGACAACCCAGCCCGGAGGAGTCCCTCTGACGAGGCGCGAGCACCTGAG GAGAAAGAGCCCCAGAGAAATGAGTCTAGCAATACTTCTGAGGAggaaaactgtgagaaaaaagagcaagttgCACAGCAAGCGTTCGTGTTCGGGCAGAACCTGAGGGACAGAGTGAAG TTAATAGATGAGAGCGCTGAGGCAGCTGACCTGGAGAATGCCGGGCACCCCAGTTCAGAAACGCCGACCGCCACCAACTATTTCCTTCAGTATATCAGCTCCAG AGCAGACCCCAGTGGGCCAGTGGCGCTCGGCTGCCTCTGTGACCCGCCAGGTTCCGCGGCCGCGGTCACAGCGCCTCTTCTCTGCAGTTTAGAGAACTCGACCAACAGTGCCGACACCGCCAGCAACAAGTTTGTGTTCGGCCAGAACATGAGCGAGCGCGTGCTG agCCCGCCCAAGCTAAACGAGCTCGGTTCCGATGCCAACAGGGAAAATTCGGCTGCCGAGTCCGGGTCCGAGTCCTCGTCCCAGGAGGCCACCCCTGAGAAAG AGTCCCTGGCCGAGTCGGCGGCCGCCTACACCAAGGCCACGGCGCGCAAGTGTCTGCTGGAGAAGGTGGAGGTCATCAccggggaggaggcagagagcaacGTGTTACAG ATCCAGTGCAAGCTGTTTGTCTTTGACAAGACCTCGCAGTCGTGGGTGGAGAGAGGCCGGGGGCTGCTCAGACTCAACGACATGGCGTCGGCCGACGACGGCACGTTACAGTCCCGACTAG TGATGCGGACCCAGGGCAGCCTGAGGCTGATCCTCAACACCAAGCTATGGGCGCAGATGCAGATGGACAAGGCCAGCGAGAAGAGCGTGCGCATCACCGCCACGGACGCCGAGGACCAGGGCGTGAAGGTCTTCCTGATCTCG GCCAGCTCCAAGGACACGGGCCAGCTGTACGCAGCCCTGCACCACCGCATCCTGGCTCTGCGCAGCCGcgtggagcaggagcaggaggccaAGACGCCTGCCCCGGAGCCCGGGGCGGCGCCATCCAACGAGGACGACAGTGACGACGACGATGTCCTGGCTCCGTCAGGAGCCTCCGGAAGCG GCGCTGGTGACGAAGGGGACGGGCAGACGGCCGGGAGCACATAG
- the RANBP3 gene encoding ran-binding protein 3 isoform X4, whose translation MFFEVASFMLEKPAIAPPVFVFQKEKGQKRSAGGSSPEGGEDSDREDGNYCPPVKRERTSSLTQFPPSQSEEKSSGFRLKPPTLIHGQAPSAGLPSQKPKEQQRSVLRPAVLQAPQPKALSQTVPSSGTNGVSIPADCTGPATSTSPDNPARRSPSDEARAPEEKEPQRNESSNTSEEENCEKKEQVAQQAFVFGQNLRDRVKLIDESAEAADLENAGHPSSETPTATNYFLQYISSSLENSTNSADTASNKFVFGQNMSERVLSPPKLNELGSDANRENSAAESGSESSSQEATPEKADAVSESLAESAAAYTKATARKCLLEKVEVITGEEAESNVLQIQCKLFVFDKTSQSWVERGRGLLRLNDMASADDGTLQSRLVMRTQGSLRLILNTKLWAQMQMDKASEKSVRITATDAEDQGVKVFLISASSKDTGQLYAALHHRILALRSRVEQEQEAKTPAPEPGAAPSNEDDSDDDDVLAPSGASGSGAGDEGDGQTAGST comes from the exons AGGTCAGCTGGCGGCTCCAGCCCCGAAGGTGGAGAAG ATTCTGACCGCGAAGATGGAAATTACTGCCCTCCCGTCAAGCGAGAAAGAACGTCCTCATTAACCCAGTTCCCACCTTCACAGTCAG AGGAGAAGAGCAGTGGGTTCCGGTTGAAGCCGCCAACGCTGATCCACGGCCAGGCACCCAGTGCAG GTCTGCCGAGCCAGAAGCCCAAGGAGCAGCAGCGCAGCGTGCTTCGCCCGGCGGTATTACAAGCCCCCCAGCCAAAGGCCCTCTCTCAGACCG TCCCGAGCAGCGGCACCAACGGGGTCAGCATCCCAGCAGACTGCACAGGGCCCGCGACGTCGACGTCGCCCGACAACCCAGCCCGGAGGAGTCCCTCTGACGAGGCGCGAGCACCTGAG GAGAAAGAGCCCCAGAGAAATGAGTCTAGCAATACTTCTGAGGAggaaaactgtgagaaaaaagagcaagttgCACAGCAAGCGTTCGTGTTCGGGCAGAACCTGAGGGACAGAGTGAAG TTAATAGATGAGAGCGCTGAGGCAGCTGACCTGGAGAATGCCGGGCACCCCAGTTCAGAAACGCCGACCGCCACCAACTATTTCCTTCAGTATATCAGCTCCAG TTTAGAGAACTCGACCAACAGTGCCGACACCGCCAGCAACAAGTTTGTGTTCGGCCAGAACATGAGCGAGCGCGTGCTG agCCCGCCCAAGCTAAACGAGCTCGGTTCCGATGCCAACAGGGAAAATTCGGCTGCCGAGTCCGGGTCCGAGTCCTCGTCCCAGGAGGCCACCCCTGAGAAAG CTGATGCCGTTTCAGAGTCCCTGGCCGAGTCGGCGGCCGCCTACACCAAGGCCACGGCGCGCAAGTGTCTGCTGGAGAAGGTGGAGGTCATCAccggggaggaggcagagagcaacGTGTTACAG ATCCAGTGCAAGCTGTTTGTCTTTGACAAGACCTCGCAGTCGTGGGTGGAGAGAGGCCGGGGGCTGCTCAGACTCAACGACATGGCGTCGGCCGACGACGGCACGTTACAGTCCCGACTAG TGATGCGGACCCAGGGCAGCCTGAGGCTGATCCTCAACACCAAGCTATGGGCGCAGATGCAGATGGACAAGGCCAGCGAGAAGAGCGTGCGCATCACCGCCACGGACGCCGAGGACCAGGGCGTGAAGGTCTTCCTGATCTCG GCCAGCTCCAAGGACACGGGCCAGCTGTACGCAGCCCTGCACCACCGCATCCTGGCTCTGCGCAGCCGcgtggagcaggagcaggaggccaAGACGCCTGCCCCGGAGCCCGGGGCGGCGCCATCCAACGAGGACGACAGTGACGACGACGATGTCCTGGCTCCGTCAGGAGCCTCCGGAAGCG GCGCTGGTGACGAAGGGGACGGGCAGACGGCCGGGAGCACATAG
- the RANBP3 gene encoding ran-binding protein 3 isoform X1, with translation MFFEVASFMLEKPAIAPPVFVFQKEKGQKRSAGGSSPEGGEDSDREDGNYCPPVKRERTSSLTQFPPSQSEEKSSGFRLKPPTLIHGQAPSAGLPSQKPKEQQRSVLRPAVLQAPQPKALSQTVPSSGTNGVSIPADCTGPATSTSPDNPARRSPSDEARAPEEKEPQRNESSNTSEEENCEKKEQVAQQAFVFGQNLRDRVKLIDESAEAADLENAGHPSSETPTATNYFLQYISSRADPSGPVALGCLCDPPGSAAAVTAPLLCSLENSTNSADTASNKFVFGQNMSERVLSPPKLNELGSDANRENSAAESGSESSSQEATPEKADAVSESLAESAAAYTKATARKCLLEKVEVITGEEAESNVLQIQCKLFVFDKTSQSWVERGRGLLRLNDMASADDGTLQSRLVMRTQGSLRLILNTKLWAQMQMDKASEKSVRITATDAEDQGVKVFLISASSKDTGQLYAALHHRILALRSRVEQEQEAKTPAPEPGAAPSNEDDSDDDDVLAPSGASGSGAGDEGDGQTAGST, from the exons AGGTCAGCTGGCGGCTCCAGCCCCGAAGGTGGAGAAG ATTCTGACCGCGAAGATGGAAATTACTGCCCTCCCGTCAAGCGAGAAAGAACGTCCTCATTAACCCAGTTCCCACCTTCACAGTCAG AGGAGAAGAGCAGTGGGTTCCGGTTGAAGCCGCCAACGCTGATCCACGGCCAGGCACCCAGTGCAG GTCTGCCGAGCCAGAAGCCCAAGGAGCAGCAGCGCAGCGTGCTTCGCCCGGCGGTATTACAAGCCCCCCAGCCAAAGGCCCTCTCTCAGACCG TCCCGAGCAGCGGCACCAACGGGGTCAGCATCCCAGCAGACTGCACAGGGCCCGCGACGTCGACGTCGCCCGACAACCCAGCCCGGAGGAGTCCCTCTGACGAGGCGCGAGCACCTGAG GAGAAAGAGCCCCAGAGAAATGAGTCTAGCAATACTTCTGAGGAggaaaactgtgagaaaaaagagcaagttgCACAGCAAGCGTTCGTGTTCGGGCAGAACCTGAGGGACAGAGTGAAG TTAATAGATGAGAGCGCTGAGGCAGCTGACCTGGAGAATGCCGGGCACCCCAGTTCAGAAACGCCGACCGCCACCAACTATTTCCTTCAGTATATCAGCTCCAG AGCAGACCCCAGTGGGCCAGTGGCGCTCGGCTGCCTCTGTGACCCGCCAGGTTCCGCGGCCGCGGTCACAGCGCCTCTTCTCTGCAGTTTAGAGAACTCGACCAACAGTGCCGACACCGCCAGCAACAAGTTTGTGTTCGGCCAGAACATGAGCGAGCGCGTGCTG agCCCGCCCAAGCTAAACGAGCTCGGTTCCGATGCCAACAGGGAAAATTCGGCTGCCGAGTCCGGGTCCGAGTCCTCGTCCCAGGAGGCCACCCCTGAGAAAG CTGATGCCGTTTCAGAGTCCCTGGCCGAGTCGGCGGCCGCCTACACCAAGGCCACGGCGCGCAAGTGTCTGCTGGAGAAGGTGGAGGTCATCAccggggaggaggcagagagcaacGTGTTACAG ATCCAGTGCAAGCTGTTTGTCTTTGACAAGACCTCGCAGTCGTGGGTGGAGAGAGGCCGGGGGCTGCTCAGACTCAACGACATGGCGTCGGCCGACGACGGCACGTTACAGTCCCGACTAG TGATGCGGACCCAGGGCAGCCTGAGGCTGATCCTCAACACCAAGCTATGGGCGCAGATGCAGATGGACAAGGCCAGCGAGAAGAGCGTGCGCATCACCGCCACGGACGCCGAGGACCAGGGCGTGAAGGTCTTCCTGATCTCG GCCAGCTCCAAGGACACGGGCCAGCTGTACGCAGCCCTGCACCACCGCATCCTGGCTCTGCGCAGCCGcgtggagcaggagcaggaggccaAGACGCCTGCCCCGGAGCCCGGGGCGGCGCCATCCAACGAGGACGACAGTGACGACGACGATGTCCTGGCTCCGTCAGGAGCCTCCGGAAGCG GCGCTGGTGACGAAGGGGACGGGCAGACGGCCGGGAGCACATAG
- the RANBP3 gene encoding ran-binding protein 3 isoform X2: protein MADLANEEKPAIAPPVFVFQKEKGQKRSAGGSSPEGGEDSDREDGNYCPPVKRERTSSLTQFPPSQSEEKSSGFRLKPPTLIHGQAPSAGLPSQKPKEQQRSVLRPAVLQAPQPKALSQTVPSSGTNGVSIPADCTGPATSTSPDNPARRSPSDEARAPEEKEPQRNESSNTSEEENCEKKEQVAQQAFVFGQNLRDRVKLIDESAEAADLENAGHPSSETPTATNYFLQYISSRADPSGPVALGCLCDPPGSAAAVTAPLLCSLENSTNSADTASNKFVFGQNMSERVLSPPKLNELGSDANRENSAAESGSESSSQEATPEKADAVSESLAESAAAYTKATARKCLLEKVEVITGEEAESNVLQIQCKLFVFDKTSQSWVERGRGLLRLNDMASADDGTLQSRLVMRTQGSLRLILNTKLWAQMQMDKASEKSVRITATDAEDQGVKVFLISASSKDTGQLYAALHHRILALRSRVEQEQEAKTPAPEPGAAPSNEDDSDDDDVLAPSGASGSGAGDEGDGQTAGST, encoded by the exons AGGTCAGCTGGCGGCTCCAGCCCCGAAGGTGGAGAAG ATTCTGACCGCGAAGATGGAAATTACTGCCCTCCCGTCAAGCGAGAAAGAACGTCCTCATTAACCCAGTTCCCACCTTCACAGTCAG AGGAGAAGAGCAGTGGGTTCCGGTTGAAGCCGCCAACGCTGATCCACGGCCAGGCACCCAGTGCAG GTCTGCCGAGCCAGAAGCCCAAGGAGCAGCAGCGCAGCGTGCTTCGCCCGGCGGTATTACAAGCCCCCCAGCCAAAGGCCCTCTCTCAGACCG TCCCGAGCAGCGGCACCAACGGGGTCAGCATCCCAGCAGACTGCACAGGGCCCGCGACGTCGACGTCGCCCGACAACCCAGCCCGGAGGAGTCCCTCTGACGAGGCGCGAGCACCTGAG GAGAAAGAGCCCCAGAGAAATGAGTCTAGCAATACTTCTGAGGAggaaaactgtgagaaaaaagagcaagttgCACAGCAAGCGTTCGTGTTCGGGCAGAACCTGAGGGACAGAGTGAAG TTAATAGATGAGAGCGCTGAGGCAGCTGACCTGGAGAATGCCGGGCACCCCAGTTCAGAAACGCCGACCGCCACCAACTATTTCCTTCAGTATATCAGCTCCAG AGCAGACCCCAGTGGGCCAGTGGCGCTCGGCTGCCTCTGTGACCCGCCAGGTTCCGCGGCCGCGGTCACAGCGCCTCTTCTCTGCAGTTTAGAGAACTCGACCAACAGTGCCGACACCGCCAGCAACAAGTTTGTGTTCGGCCAGAACATGAGCGAGCGCGTGCTG agCCCGCCCAAGCTAAACGAGCTCGGTTCCGATGCCAACAGGGAAAATTCGGCTGCCGAGTCCGGGTCCGAGTCCTCGTCCCAGGAGGCCACCCCTGAGAAAG CTGATGCCGTTTCAGAGTCCCTGGCCGAGTCGGCGGCCGCCTACACCAAGGCCACGGCGCGCAAGTGTCTGCTGGAGAAGGTGGAGGTCATCAccggggaggaggcagagagcaacGTGTTACAG ATCCAGTGCAAGCTGTTTGTCTTTGACAAGACCTCGCAGTCGTGGGTGGAGAGAGGCCGGGGGCTGCTCAGACTCAACGACATGGCGTCGGCCGACGACGGCACGTTACAGTCCCGACTAG TGATGCGGACCCAGGGCAGCCTGAGGCTGATCCTCAACACCAAGCTATGGGCGCAGATGCAGATGGACAAGGCCAGCGAGAAGAGCGTGCGCATCACCGCCACGGACGCCGAGGACCAGGGCGTGAAGGTCTTCCTGATCTCG GCCAGCTCCAAGGACACGGGCCAGCTGTACGCAGCCCTGCACCACCGCATCCTGGCTCTGCGCAGCCGcgtggagcaggagcaggaggccaAGACGCCTGCCCCGGAGCCCGGGGCGGCGCCATCCAACGAGGACGACAGTGACGACGACGATGTCCTGGCTCCGTCAGGAGCCTCCGGAAGCG GCGCTGGTGACGAAGGGGACGGGCAGACGGCCGGGAGCACATAG
- the RANBP3 gene encoding ran-binding protein 3 isoform X5 has protein sequence MFFEVASFMLEKPAIAPPVFVFQKEKGQKRSAGGSSPEGGEDSDREDGNYCPPVKRERTSSLTQFPPSQSEEKSSGFRLKPPTLIHGQAPSAGLPSQKPKEQQRSVLRPAVLQAPQPKALSQTVPSSGTNGVSIPADCTGPATSTSPDNPARRSPSDEARAPEEKEPQRNESSNTSEEENCEKKEQVAQQAFVFGQNLRDRVKLIDESAEAADLENAGHPSSETPTATNYFLQYISSSLENSTNSADTASNKFVFGQNMSERVLSPPKLNELGSDANRENSAAESGSESSSQEATPEKESLAESAAAYTKATARKCLLEKVEVITGEEAESNVLQIQCKLFVFDKTSQSWVERGRGLLRLNDMASADDGTLQSRLVMRTQGSLRLILNTKLWAQMQMDKASEKSVRITATDAEDQGVKVFLISASSKDTGQLYAALHHRILALRSRVEQEQEAKTPAPEPGAAPSNEDDSDDDDVLAPSGASGSGAGDEGDGQTAGST, from the exons AGGTCAGCTGGCGGCTCCAGCCCCGAAGGTGGAGAAG ATTCTGACCGCGAAGATGGAAATTACTGCCCTCCCGTCAAGCGAGAAAGAACGTCCTCATTAACCCAGTTCCCACCTTCACAGTCAG AGGAGAAGAGCAGTGGGTTCCGGTTGAAGCCGCCAACGCTGATCCACGGCCAGGCACCCAGTGCAG GTCTGCCGAGCCAGAAGCCCAAGGAGCAGCAGCGCAGCGTGCTTCGCCCGGCGGTATTACAAGCCCCCCAGCCAAAGGCCCTCTCTCAGACCG TCCCGAGCAGCGGCACCAACGGGGTCAGCATCCCAGCAGACTGCACAGGGCCCGCGACGTCGACGTCGCCCGACAACCCAGCCCGGAGGAGTCCCTCTGACGAGGCGCGAGCACCTGAG GAGAAAGAGCCCCAGAGAAATGAGTCTAGCAATACTTCTGAGGAggaaaactgtgagaaaaaagagcaagttgCACAGCAAGCGTTCGTGTTCGGGCAGAACCTGAGGGACAGAGTGAAG TTAATAGATGAGAGCGCTGAGGCAGCTGACCTGGAGAATGCCGGGCACCCCAGTTCAGAAACGCCGACCGCCACCAACTATTTCCTTCAGTATATCAGCTCCAG TTTAGAGAACTCGACCAACAGTGCCGACACCGCCAGCAACAAGTTTGTGTTCGGCCAGAACATGAGCGAGCGCGTGCTG agCCCGCCCAAGCTAAACGAGCTCGGTTCCGATGCCAACAGGGAAAATTCGGCTGCCGAGTCCGGGTCCGAGTCCTCGTCCCAGGAGGCCACCCCTGAGAAAG AGTCCCTGGCCGAGTCGGCGGCCGCCTACACCAAGGCCACGGCGCGCAAGTGTCTGCTGGAGAAGGTGGAGGTCATCAccggggaggaggcagagagcaacGTGTTACAG ATCCAGTGCAAGCTGTTTGTCTTTGACAAGACCTCGCAGTCGTGGGTGGAGAGAGGCCGGGGGCTGCTCAGACTCAACGACATGGCGTCGGCCGACGACGGCACGTTACAGTCCCGACTAG TGATGCGGACCCAGGGCAGCCTGAGGCTGATCCTCAACACCAAGCTATGGGCGCAGATGCAGATGGACAAGGCCAGCGAGAAGAGCGTGCGCATCACCGCCACGGACGCCGAGGACCAGGGCGTGAAGGTCTTCCTGATCTCG GCCAGCTCCAAGGACACGGGCCAGCTGTACGCAGCCCTGCACCACCGCATCCTGGCTCTGCGCAGCCGcgtggagcaggagcaggaggccaAGACGCCTGCCCCGGAGCCCGGGGCGGCGCCATCCAACGAGGACGACAGTGACGACGACGATGTCCTGGCTCCGTCAGGAGCCTCCGGAAGCG GCGCTGGTGACGAAGGGGACGGGCAGACGGCCGGGAGCACATAG